GTTCAGCTGGTTGGAGTAACCGCGGTGCCCCCCGAACGGCGTAAGGGTGCTGCCGGTGACGCGCAGCCCGCGGGCGTGCGCCTCCCGGACGATCTCCCGCATTCCCGCGACGATCTTCTCCGGGTCCAGCTGCCGTGGGGACTTGAACAGGTCGTTCAGCCCGATCTCGACGATCACGGCCTTCACACCGGTACGGGACAGCGCGTCGCGCTCCAGGCGTGACAGCACACTGGGCCCGTTGTTCGGCGAGAAGCGGCTGCCGTTGACCAGCAGCCGGTTGCCGCTGATGCCCTGGTTGAGGACGCCGTAGCGGGGCGCGCCGGGCTCGTTGCGCAGCCGCGCCGCGAGGAAGTCCGTCCAGCGGTGGTTGGCACCGGGGGTGGAGGTGATGCCGTCGGTGATCGAGTCGCCGATCGCGACGACCGCGCCGCGGGCCTCGGTGCTCCACACGTCCACACCGGTCAGATACCGCCAGTACGGGCTCTGCTCGGTGTAGGCGGCGCCGGTGGCGTCCTCGGCACGGTCGCCGCGCGCCAGGTAGGAGGTCTGCCGGGCGTACGGGTGGTAGGTGGCGGGGCCCGAGGGGGAGGGCGAGTAGGTGGTGACCAGCAGGTCCGCGTCGCCGGGCACCTTCAGCCGGGTCGGGTCGCTGGTGACCGCGCCGCCCGCCGGGATGGTCACCGCGGGCTTGCCGCCGAACGCCAGCCGCCGCATGGTGCCGGTCGCGGCGGTGGGGTTGCTGGGGGCGGCGGCCAGCGCCAGCGAGGCGTGGCTGACCACCAGCGGCCGGGTGCCGTAGAGGTTGGAGAGCTGGATGCGGACGCCGGAGCCGCCGACGCTGGTGTGCACGACATTGCGTATCGACATGCCCGCGTAGCCGTTCAGGGTGCCGGGCTCGGCCGCCGCGGCGGCCGCCGACCAGGTGCCGACCCACTGTCCGGAGACCGCGGGGGCCGCGGGGTCGCGCGGCTTGTGCGAGGAACTGCCCGGGCCGCCGCTCTCGCCGCCGAAGCCGACGAATATCGCGGTCGAGATCAGCACCACCACTGCCGCCAGACCGGCGAGCAGGGAGTAACCCACACTTTTCTTCATGCGGGAGAGGTC
This genomic stretch from Streptomyces nigrescens harbors:
- a CDS encoding SGNH/GDSL hydrolase family protein; translated protein: MKKSVGYSLLAGLAAVVVLISTAIFVGFGGESGGPGSSSHKPRDPAAPAVSGQWVGTWSAAAAAAEPGTLNGYAGMSIRNVVHTSVGGSGVRIQLSNLYGTRPLVVSHASLALAAAPSNPTAATGTMRRLAFGGKPAVTIPAGGAVTSDPTRLKVPGDADLLVTTYSPSPSGPATYHPYARQTSYLARGDRAEDATGAAYTEQSPYWRYLTGVDVWSTEARGAVVAIGDSITDGITSTPGANHRWTDFLAARLRNEPGAPRYGVLNQGISGNRLLVNGSRFSPNNGPSVLSRLERDALSRTGVKAVIVEIGLNDLFKSPRQLDPEKIVAGMREIVREAHARGLRVTGSTLTPFGGHRGYSNQLNSVREQVNRIIRSGTVYDEVVDFDKALRDPSAPVRLRPAYDSGDHLHPSDEGFRAMANAVNLAHLRQAAPAAL